The Thermococcus thermotolerans genome contains a region encoding:
- the mpgS gene encoding mannosyl-3-phosphoglycerate synthase, with protein sequence MLLEAPVYKELFGAVEIYEVQKVIKLDTQTRDVGSFTVTNVPREDIYGILEDMAIVIPMKNEKLQLVDGVLKAIPHQCPIIIVSNSKREGPNLFKQEVDLVKHFYNLTRSRIIMIHQKDSGIAAAFREAGYTEVLDEKGAVRSGKGEGMLIGILIAKAIGAKYVGFVDADNYIPGSVNEYVKDYAAGFLMSESEYAMVRLSWRHKPKVSTKGLYFKKWGRVSEITNRYMNALFGVATNFETNIIVTGNAGEHAMTLKLAEIMPFSTGYSIEPFELVYLFETFGRWGRDPHTDVYDQGVEVFQIETLNPHLHEDKGKEHVRNMILSSLGAIYHSELATESLRQRILQELRLHGLISENEEPPKPRIMPPIENINVNQWMKTLEDNAETLLRFEV encoded by the coding sequence TTGCTTTTGGAGGCTCCGGTTTACAAGGAGCTGTTCGGGGCCGTTGAGATTTACGAGGTTCAGAAGGTCATTAAGCTGGACACGCAGACGCGGGACGTGGGGAGCTTTACCGTCACCAACGTGCCGAGGGAGGACATCTACGGTATACTTGAGGACATGGCCATAGTGATTCCTATGAAGAACGAAAAGCTTCAGCTGGTGGACGGAGTTCTGAAGGCGATACCCCATCAGTGCCCGATAATAATAGTCTCCAACAGCAAGAGGGAGGGACCAAATCTCTTCAAGCAGGAGGTTGACCTGGTCAAGCACTTCTACAACCTGACCCGGTCGCGCATAATAATGATCCATCAGAAAGACAGCGGCATTGCCGCGGCATTCAGGGAGGCTGGATACACCGAGGTGCTCGATGAAAAAGGCGCCGTTAGGAGCGGCAAGGGGGAGGGAATGCTCATAGGGATACTCATTGCCAAGGCAATCGGGGCCAAATACGTGGGCTTTGTTGATGCAGACAACTACATTCCCGGTTCGGTCAACGAGTACGTGAAGGACTACGCGGCTGGCTTTCTGATGAGCGAGAGCGAATATGCGATGGTTCGCCTGAGCTGGAGGCACAAGCCAAAGGTCAGCACCAAGGGGCTCTACTTCAAGAAGTGGGGGCGCGTGAGCGAGATAACCAACAGGTATATGAACGCCCTCTTCGGCGTGGCAACCAACTTTGAGACCAATATCATAGTCACGGGAAACGCCGGGGAGCATGCGATGACACTGAAACTGGCGGAAATCATGCCGTTCTCGACCGGGTACTCGATAGAGCCCTTCGAACTGGTGTACCTCTTCGAGACCTTTGGCAGGTGGGGCAGAGACCCCCACACGGACGTCTATGACCAGGGAGTCGAGGTCTTCCAGATAGAAACCCTCAACCCCCACCTCCATGAGGACAAGGGGAAAGAGCACGTCAGGAACATGATCCTGAGCTCCCTCGGGGCGATTTATCACTCCGAACTTGCCACGGAGAGCCTCAGGCAGAGAATCCTTCAGGAGCTACGCCTTCACGGCCTCATCAGCGAGAATGAAGAGCCGCCGAAACCCAGAATCATGCCCCCAATCGAGAACATAAACGTGAACCAGTGGATGAAAACCCTCGAAGACAATGCCGAAACGCTCCTGCGCTTCGAGGTGTGA
- the mpgP gene encoding mannosyl-3-phosphoglycerate phosphatase, translating into MRVIFLDLDRTLLGDDYSPEPAESVLQSLINAGFEVVLNSSKTLAEQEYYREAWGLEGPFIVENGSAIVIPKGYFPFDVSGRRRGKYILIELGEKYGRIKRILDSLAPEYGLRYYGNCTLEEVMAFTGLPENLARLAMRRDYSETIFAWERPGFEELLSGRGLRVSQGSRFTGVTGSTDKGRAAVELLKLYSRLDRVESYAVGDGENDFPLLDVVDHAFLIGTRRHGGAKNISSIDELLEVVL; encoded by the coding sequence ATGAGGGTGATCTTCCTAGACCTCGACAGAACCCTGCTCGGTGACGACTACTCGCCTGAGCCGGCTGAGTCAGTTCTCCAATCCCTCATCAACGCGGGCTTTGAGGTTGTGCTCAACTCATCGAAGACGCTCGCGGAGCAGGAGTACTACAGGGAAGCCTGGGGGCTGGAGGGTCCGTTCATAGTCGAGAACGGAAGTGCCATCGTGATTCCGAAGGGCTACTTCCCATTTGACGTTTCCGGAAGGAGGCGGGGCAAGTACATCCTCATTGAACTGGGAGAGAAGTACGGCCGTATAAAACGCATCCTTGACTCCCTAGCGCCCGAATACGGCCTCAGGTATTACGGAAACTGCACGCTTGAAGAAGTCATGGCATTTACAGGGTTGCCAGAGAATCTGGCGAGGCTTGCAATGAGGCGGGACTACAGCGAGACGATATTTGCATGGGAAAGACCGGGTTTCGAGGAGTTGCTTTCCGGGAGGGGTCTCAGGGTATCGCAGGGCAGCAGGTTCACAGGTGTAACAGGGAGCACCGATAAGGGGCGCGCCGCCGTGGAACTGCTGAAGCTGTACTCCCGCCTTGACAGGGTCGAAAGCTACGCCGTGGGCGATGGGGAGAACGATTTCCCTCTCCTCGACGTTGTCGACCATGCCTTTCTCATTGGAACCCGCAGGCATGGAGGGGCTAAAAATATAAGCTCGATCGACGAACTACTGGAGGTGGTGTTATGA